The following proteins are co-located in the Castanea sativa cultivar Marrone di Chiusa Pesio chromosome 8, ASM4071231v1 genome:
- the LOC142607814 gene encoding glucan endo-1,3-beta-glucosidase isoform X2 codes for MAKFPKSQPKLVPLLLLFLFSLRHSSAAYSIGVNYGTVANNLPPPSQVANFLKTQTTIDRVKIFDANPDILKAFANTNISLTVTVGNGDIPALAKLPAAQSWVANNILPFHPQTKINIIAVGNEILATSDKSLIAHLLPAMKALKSALDLAKVTDIHVSSPHSLGILSSSEPPSSGRFRRGYDKLIFAPILDFHRQTKSPFLVNPYPFFGFTARTLNYALFKPNGGVFDNVTGLNYTNMFDAQLDAVYSAMKKVGYGDVDIVVAETGWPSVGDPTQPDVNLANALSYNGNLVKHVNSGKGTPLMPNRTFPTYIFALFNENLKPTTSEQNYGLFKPDLTPVYDVDILRNKQALGPSATPTNARGPSPSGGVPEGNTTTSTSTWCVPKSDASDEALQANIDYVCSTAVDCKPIQDGGPCFNPNTVRSHASYAMNAYYQTSGRHQFDCDFNNTGVISYTNPRS; via the exons ATGGCAAAGTTTCCAAAATCACAACCCAAACTTGTCCCACTTCTCCTCCTCTTCTTGTTCTCACTGCGCCACTCCTCCGCCGCTTACTCCATCGGCGTCAACTATGGCACCGTCGCCAATAACCTCCCACCACCTTCCCAAGTGGCCAACTTcctcaaaacccaaaccacCATCGACCGCGTGAAGATCTTCGACGCCAACCCTGACATCCTCAAAGCCTTTGCCAACACCAACATCTCTCTCACCGTCACCGTCGGAAACGGCGACATCCCAGCCCTTGCCAAACTCCCCGCCGCCCAGTCCTGGGTGGCCAATAATATCCTCCCATTTCACCCTCAAACCAAAATCAACATCATCGCTGTTGGTAACGAAATCCTCGCCACATCAGATAAGAGCTTAATCGCTCACCTTTTGCCTGCCATGAAAGCTTTGAAGTCAGCCTTGGACTTAGCAAAAGTGACTGATATTCATGTCTCCTCGCCACACTCGCTTGGGATTTTGTCATCTTCGGAGCCACCGAGTTCGGGTCGGTTCAGACGCGGGTACGACAAGCTTATATTCGCTCCGATTCTCGATTTCCACAGGCAAACCAAATCACCCTTCTTGGTCAACCCGTACCCGTTCTTCGGCTTCACAGCACGGACTTTAAACTACGCCCTGTTCAAACCAAACGGTGGCGTTTTCGACAACGTCACGGGTTTGAACTACACCAACATGTTCGATGCGCAGCTTGACGCTGTTTACTCGGCCATGAAGAAGGTTGGATATGGTGACGTAGACATTGTTGTTGCTGAAACCGGGTGGCCCTCTGTTGGtgacccgacccaacccgatGTGAACTTGGCCAACGCGTTGTCTTATAATGGGAACCTCGTGAAACACGTGAATTCAGGGAAAGGAACTCCGTTAATGCCAAACAGGACCTTCCCGACTTACATTTTCGCTTTGTTCAACGAAAACCTTAAACCGACCACCTCGGAGCAGAATTACGGGCTGTTCAAGCCGGATTTGACTCCGGTTTACGACGTGGACATTTTAAGGAATAAGCAG GCATTGGGTCCCAGTGCTACACCTACTAATGCAAGGGGGCCATCACCATCAGGTGGTGTTCCGGAGGGGAATACTActacatcaacatcaacatggTGTGTGCCCAAATCAGACGCTAGTGATGAGGCGCTCCAAGCGAACATAGACTACGTGTGCAGCACAGCAGTGGACTGTAAGCCAATACAAGATGGTGGGCCCTGCTTTAATCCCAACACTGTGAGATCACACGCTTCCTACGCTATGAATGCTTACTATCAAACCTCTGGTCGCCACCAATTCGACTGTGATTTCAACAACACTGGTGTTATCTCCTACACTAACCCCA GATCCTAA
- the LOC142607814 gene encoding glucan endo-1,3-beta-glucosidase isoform X1: protein MAKFPKSQPKLVPLLLLFLFSLRHSSAAYSIGVNYGTVANNLPPPSQVANFLKTQTTIDRVKIFDANPDILKAFANTNISLTVTVGNGDIPALAKLPAAQSWVANNILPFHPQTKINIIAVGNEILATSDKSLIAHLLPAMKALKSALDLAKVTDIHVSSPHSLGILSSSEPPSSGRFRRGYDKLIFAPILDFHRQTKSPFLVNPYPFFGFTARTLNYALFKPNGGVFDNVTGLNYTNMFDAQLDAVYSAMKKVGYGDVDIVVAETGWPSVGDPTQPDVNLANALSYNGNLVKHVNSGKGTPLMPNRTFPTYIFALFNENLKPTTSEQNYGLFKPDLTPVYDVDILRNKQALGPSATPTNARGPSPSGGVPEGNTTTSTSTWCVPKSDASDEALQANIDYVCSTAVDCKPIQDGGPCFNPNTVRSHASYAMNAYYQTSGRHQFDCDFNNTGVISYTNPSYEACTYSFQQKKLESSFAGGSLKCCSVVKIFVVLACYMILHPFAF, encoded by the exons ATGGCAAAGTTTCCAAAATCACAACCCAAACTTGTCCCACTTCTCCTCCTCTTCTTGTTCTCACTGCGCCACTCCTCCGCCGCTTACTCCATCGGCGTCAACTATGGCACCGTCGCCAATAACCTCCCACCACCTTCCCAAGTGGCCAACTTcctcaaaacccaaaccacCATCGACCGCGTGAAGATCTTCGACGCCAACCCTGACATCCTCAAAGCCTTTGCCAACACCAACATCTCTCTCACCGTCACCGTCGGAAACGGCGACATCCCAGCCCTTGCCAAACTCCCCGCCGCCCAGTCCTGGGTGGCCAATAATATCCTCCCATTTCACCCTCAAACCAAAATCAACATCATCGCTGTTGGTAACGAAATCCTCGCCACATCAGATAAGAGCTTAATCGCTCACCTTTTGCCTGCCATGAAAGCTTTGAAGTCAGCCTTGGACTTAGCAAAAGTGACTGATATTCATGTCTCCTCGCCACACTCGCTTGGGATTTTGTCATCTTCGGAGCCACCGAGTTCGGGTCGGTTCAGACGCGGGTACGACAAGCTTATATTCGCTCCGATTCTCGATTTCCACAGGCAAACCAAATCACCCTTCTTGGTCAACCCGTACCCGTTCTTCGGCTTCACAGCACGGACTTTAAACTACGCCCTGTTCAAACCAAACGGTGGCGTTTTCGACAACGTCACGGGTTTGAACTACACCAACATGTTCGATGCGCAGCTTGACGCTGTTTACTCGGCCATGAAGAAGGTTGGATATGGTGACGTAGACATTGTTGTTGCTGAAACCGGGTGGCCCTCTGTTGGtgacccgacccaacccgatGTGAACTTGGCCAACGCGTTGTCTTATAATGGGAACCTCGTGAAACACGTGAATTCAGGGAAAGGAACTCCGTTAATGCCAAACAGGACCTTCCCGACTTACATTTTCGCTTTGTTCAACGAAAACCTTAAACCGACCACCTCGGAGCAGAATTACGGGCTGTTCAAGCCGGATTTGACTCCGGTTTACGACGTGGACATTTTAAGGAATAAGCAG GCATTGGGTCCCAGTGCTACACCTACTAATGCAAGGGGGCCATCACCATCAGGTGGTGTTCCGGAGGGGAATACTActacatcaacatcaacatggTGTGTGCCCAAATCAGACGCTAGTGATGAGGCGCTCCAAGCGAACATAGACTACGTGTGCAGCACAGCAGTGGACTGTAAGCCAATACAAGATGGTGGGCCCTGCTTTAATCCCAACACTGTGAGATCACACGCTTCCTACGCTATGAATGCTTACTATCAAACCTCTGGTCGCCACCAATTCGACTGTGATTTCAACAACACTGGTGTTATCTCCTACACTAACCCCA GTTATGAAGCTTGTACGTACAGTTTCCAACAGAAAAAGTTGGAGAGCTCGTTTGCGGGAGGCTCGTTGAAATGTTGTTCCGTGgtaaaaatatttgttgtaTTAGCTTGCTATATGATACTACACCCTTTTGCTTTCTAA